In Zhaonella formicivorans, one DNA window encodes the following:
- a CDS encoding glycoside hydrolase family 15 protein, with protein MDLLKKSIAVLTLYQHRSGAFPASPFFPVYNYSWLRDGTFCAYALDLVREHAGSLAFYRWVNNTLAKYLPKLEKLEAKICSGNWHDDDFLHARFTLEGEEGTEPWGNFQLDGYGTYLWGIVQHCKLVGSEHILNESEEVVRSVAQYLQKMWGMECLDCWEENKDRHPSTLASIYGGLKSLEEFRPNLVNEVILANIEQFIFDNFAKPGYFTKAVNTDKVDSSLLWLVVPFGLVEPGHPLMQKTVDRITAELQQQGLYRYLGDTYYGGGQWILLTAWLGWYYLLQGQREEAQRLLDWIEAQADEYGQLPEQVNQKVQFPHKYQEWVQKWGEVAKPLLWSHAMHIVLSINLKGS; from the coding sequence ATGGATTTATTAAAGAAAAGCATTGCCGTTTTAACCCTTTACCAACACCGGAGCGGGGCGTTTCCCGCCTCCCCTTTTTTCCCGGTCTATAATTACAGCTGGCTCAGGGATGGCACTTTCTGCGCCTATGCTCTTGATCTGGTGCGGGAACATGCCGGCAGCCTGGCCTTTTACCGCTGGGTAAACAATACCCTGGCCAAATATCTGCCGAAGCTGGAAAAACTGGAGGCTAAAATCTGTTCCGGCAACTGGCATGATGACGATTTTCTCCATGCCCGTTTTACTCTGGAAGGAGAGGAGGGGACTGAGCCTTGGGGCAATTTCCAGTTGGACGGGTATGGGACCTACCTGTGGGGCATAGTTCAACACTGCAAGCTGGTGGGTTCGGAACATATCCTGAATGAGTCGGAAGAGGTGGTCCGGTCCGTTGCCCAGTACCTGCAGAAAATGTGGGGGATGGAGTGTCTGGACTGCTGGGAAGAAAACAAGGACCGTCATCCTTCAACGTTGGCTAGTATCTATGGAGGACTGAAAAGTTTGGAAGAGTTCCGTCCCAATTTGGTGAATGAGGTTATCCTGGCCAACATAGAGCAGTTTATTTTTGATAATTTTGCCAAGCCCGGCTACTTCACTAAAGCAGTAAATACTGACAAGGTAGATTCCAGCTTGCTGTGGCTGGTGGTTCCCTTCGGTTTGGTTGAACCGGGCCACCCGTTGATGCAAAAAACAGTAGATAGAATCACGGCGGAACTGCAGCAGCAGGGCTTGTACCGTTACTTGGGGGATACTTATTACGGTGGCGGCCAATGGATCCTGCTAACTGCCTGGCTTGGCTGGTATTATCTCTTACAAGGACAACGGGAGGAAGCCCAAAGGCTGCTGGACTGGATTGAGGCTCAAGCCGACGAATACGGTCAACTGCCGGAGCAAGTGAACCAAAAGGTACAATTTCCCCATAAATACCAGGAATGGGTCCAGAAATGGGGAGAAGTTGCCAAACCTTTGCTCTGGTCTCATGCAATGCATATAGTTTTATCCATAAATTTAAAAGGCAGCTGA
- the serS gene encoding serine--tRNA ligase — MLDIKFVRANSEKVIEGLKKRGASVALSEFLELDKERREKLAEVEALKSQRNKVSEEIGKKKMAGEDTAAMVEEMRLVGQKIKEMDEVVRDIEERLNAALLTVPNIPHASVPVGSSEEDNVVIRKWGKVPEFAFEPRPHWELGEKLGILDFERAGKITGARFTFLKGVGARLERALFNFMLDLHTTKHGYTEIFPPFIVNSASMTGTGQLPKFAEDMFKLENTDYYLIPTAEVPVTNIYREEILEGEALPIYYAAYSACFRAEAGAHGRDTRGLIRQHQFNKVELVKFVAPENSYDELEKLVNDAEEVLQLLGLPYRVVSLCTGDLGFSSAKTYDLEVWLPSFNTYREISSCSNFEDFQARRANIRYRPDKKAKPVYVHTLNGSGVAVGRTVAAILENYQQADGSVVIPEVLRPYMGGVQIMQP, encoded by the coding sequence GTGTTAGATATTAAATTTGTCAGGGCTAATTCGGAAAAAGTTATAGAAGGGCTCAAGAAAAGAGGTGCAAGCGTCGCTCTGTCGGAGTTTCTTGAGCTGGACAAGGAACGCCGGGAAAAACTGGCGGAAGTTGAGGCGCTGAAAAGCCAAAGGAACAAAGTGTCCGAAGAGATTGGCAAAAAAAAGATGGCGGGTGAGGATACTGCTGCCATGGTGGAAGAAATGCGCCTGGTAGGACAAAAAATCAAGGAAATGGATGAAGTTGTCAGGGACATTGAAGAGCGTTTAAATGCGGCTTTGTTAACAGTGCCCAATATCCCGCATGCATCAGTACCTGTAGGCAGCAGCGAGGAGGATAATGTGGTCATCAGAAAATGGGGTAAGGTGCCGGAATTTGCTTTTGAGCCGAGACCCCACTGGGAATTGGGAGAAAAACTGGGAATTCTCGATTTTGAAAGGGCTGGGAAAATAACGGGGGCCAGATTTACCTTTTTAAAAGGCGTAGGGGCTAGACTCGAACGGGCATTGTTCAATTTTATGCTGGATTTACATACTACGAAACATGGCTACACTGAAATTTTTCCCCCGTTTATAGTCAATTCTGCCAGCATGACAGGCACGGGGCAGCTGCCTAAATTTGCCGAGGATATGTTTAAGCTGGAAAATACCGACTATTATTTGATACCTACTGCCGAGGTCCCCGTCACCAATATATATCGGGAAGAAATTCTGGAGGGGGAAGCCCTGCCCATTTACTACGCTGCCTACAGCGCCTGTTTCCGGGCGGAAGCCGGTGCCCACGGCAGGGATACCCGGGGCCTCATCCGTCAGCACCAGTTTAACAAAGTGGAGTTGGTCAAGTTTGTTGCCCCGGAAAATTCGTACGATGAGTTGGAAAAACTGGTTAATGATGCGGAAGAAGTGTTGCAGCTTTTAGGTTTGCCTTACCGGGTAGTAAGCTTGTGTACCGGGGATTTAGGCTTCTCTTCCGCCAAAACTTATGATTTGGAAGTGTGGCTGCCCAGCTTCAATACTTACCGGGAAATTTCTTCTTGCAGCAATTTTGAGGATTTCCAGGCCAGGCGGGCTAATATCAGGTACCGGCCGGATAAAAAAGCTAAGCCTGTTTATGTCCATACTCTTAATGGCTCGGGCGTTGCTGTGGGCAGGACAGTTGCTGCCATTCTGGAAAATTACCAGCAGGCCGATGGTTCCGTTGTAATCCCCGAAGTACTGAGACCCTACATGGGCGGCGTCCAGATAATGCAGCCATAA
- the tadA gene encoding tRNA adenosine(34) deaminase TadA encodes MNHHFYMDLALAEARKALAAGEVPIGAVIVEQGKILAQAHNLKEQLHDPTAHAEILAIRRAAEKRGSWRLTGCTLYVTVEPCPMCAGAIVQSRIERLVYGVADLKAGAVESIVNLVQNKYLNHYVEVFAGIREEECKNIMREFFESKRN; translated from the coding sequence ATAAACCACCATTTTTATATGGATTTGGCATTGGCGGAAGCCCGTAAAGCGTTAGCAGCCGGGGAAGTGCCAATTGGAGCTGTAATTGTTGAACAGGGCAAAATCCTTGCACAAGCCCATAACTTAAAAGAGCAGCTGCACGATCCTACTGCTCATGCAGAAATTTTAGCTATTCGCCGGGCGGCCGAGAAGCGGGGGTCTTGGCGCTTGACAGGCTGCACTCTGTATGTTACGGTGGAACCGTGTCCCATGTGCGCCGGGGCTATAGTGCAATCCCGTATTGAAAGGCTTGTTTATGGAGTTGCCGATCTTAAAGCCGGTGCAGTTGAATCCATTGTTAACCTTGTTCAGAACAAATATCTTAACCACTATGTGGAAGTTTTTGCTGGAATCAGGGAAGAAGAATGTAAAAACATCATGAGAGAATTTTTTGAAAGCAAAAGAAACTGA
- a CDS encoding DMT family transporter: MVRLDGVAYTILSSVAFGIMPVWVKLAYTTGLTAYHVLFLRALIACAFLYVFMRYKRIPYKLEQEQFRLVIFIGSIGYTGALLSLYIAYNYIGVGVSTALHYLYPVIVMLFSLFLFRQRLRAGKWSTLVMSLVGVYLMTAVEEIKLERFGVFIASLSAVLFAIYVAGVAHPKMKAVNSYALTFNVLSVSSLISFALIVITGQWPPPVTPEGLFYVTLIAFFCTSLAVLLFIKGIKIIGPSSASILSTLEPIVSLVAGVMLFHEALSWQVAAGSALVIAAVIMLTYIEAKEAPAENCSGCS; encoded by the coding sequence ATGGTAAGATTGGATGGAGTGGCTTATACAATTTTATCATCGGTTGCATTCGGCATTATGCCTGTCTGGGTCAAATTGGCCTATACCACGGGGCTGACAGCTTATCACGTGCTGTTTTTACGCGCTTTAATTGCATGTGCTTTCTTATATGTTTTTATGAGATATAAAAGGATTCCGTATAAATTGGAGCAAGAGCAATTTAGGCTGGTCATCTTCATTGGTAGCATCGGATATACGGGTGCGTTGCTTAGCTTATATATCGCTTATAACTACATAGGAGTGGGCGTGTCCACCGCCTTACATTACCTCTACCCAGTCATAGTAATGCTTTTTTCGCTGTTTCTATTTAGGCAAAGACTGCGAGCAGGTAAGTGGTCTACGTTGGTAATGTCACTGGTGGGAGTATACTTGATGACAGCCGTGGAGGAGATAAAACTTGAGCGCTTTGGCGTTTTTATAGCCTCCCTTTCAGCAGTATTGTTTGCTATTTATGTAGCTGGTGTTGCTCACCCCAAAATGAAAGCAGTAAACAGCTATGCTTTGACATTTAACGTACTGTCGGTTTCTTCACTTATCTCATTTGCTTTAATAGTTATTACAGGGCAATGGCCTCCGCCCGTGACTCCAGAAGGACTCTTTTATGTAACTTTGATTGCTTTTTTCTGTACTTCTCTAGCCGTTCTACTTTTTATAAAGGGTATAAAGATTATCGGCCCGTCCAGCGCTTCCATCCTGAGCACCCTTGAGCCTATTGTAAGCTTAGTCGCCGGGGTAATGTTATTTCACGAGGCATTGTCCTGGCAGGTTGCTGCCGGCAGTGCGCTGGTTATAGCTGCAGTAATTATGCTTACCTACATCGAAGCAAAAGAAGCTCCTGCTGAAAATTGTAGCGGTTGTTCCTAA
- a CDS encoding methyl-accepting chemotaxis protein, which produces MKSIKAAFIVLILIVTVLIFAAQTGYSFWNFKGVLMETTDQQMLNLVAKEAEGFNKSLQLTGSLANIIAGNLEANNQYDYELYVEAIKKYLEENKLAIGAGYWLEPFTYDSKTKYYGPYVYRTGDNLTLTWDYSNEEYDYFQYDWYQNGIKTDKQLVWSEPYYDPVSGVTMITVTSPVKKQGKVVGVTTTDIDLKEIQSMVARLKVGQGGGAFIVTGQGYYMAYKQAEKNLNDKITESKDDSIKALGKRIVSENKPGIGMSTLDGIESIVAFAPIGDTGLRLVVSMPAREIGAKINKIFLTNVILFILAILAFVMLLYLLTSIKIAKPLELIAKEAEKIAQGNLNIQNIQYTGNDEIGTLARSFNNMVANMRNLILKVIRSAEDVSAAAQELSASTEQSTQAVNQLSSVAEELAHGSSKQSQVVKNALSGVQERTAAVDSIAATVQTVSAASEETSRMALEGDKSMSLAISEMEKINASTREASALIDELSKRSQAIEQIVEMIGSIADQTNLLALNAAIEAARAGEQGRGFAVVAEEVRKLAEQSSQAAKEIAALIKQIQEDTAKAVDAMNYNNQLVQTGNMVIGEGAKAFQQIGLAVEKVYRQVQDVANSTVQLAKGNTDMVSLIRVIDDVAGQVAQSAQHMASSSEEQSATMEEIAASADTLARLAQELNEAVSMFKI; this is translated from the coding sequence ATGAAAAGCATTAAAGCGGCTTTTATTGTGCTTATACTCATTGTAACTGTGCTTATTTTTGCAGCCCAAACAGGTTATAGTTTCTGGAATTTTAAGGGAGTGCTTATGGAGACAACCGACCAGCAAATGCTGAATTTGGTGGCTAAAGAGGCAGAAGGATTCAACAAAAGTTTGCAGCTTACCGGATCTTTAGCAAATATAATTGCCGGCAATTTAGAAGCTAATAATCAATATGATTACGAGCTATATGTTGAAGCGATAAAAAAATATTTGGAAGAAAATAAGCTGGCTATAGGGGCAGGTTATTGGCTGGAACCTTTTACATACGATTCTAAGACCAAGTATTATGGGCCTTATGTTTATAGAACCGGTGACAATTTAACATTAACCTGGGACTATAGCAACGAGGAATATGACTATTTTCAATATGACTGGTATCAAAACGGTATTAAGACTGATAAACAACTTGTTTGGAGTGAGCCATATTACGACCCAGTAAGCGGAGTCACAATGATTACTGTAACCAGTCCCGTAAAAAAACAGGGAAAGGTTGTAGGTGTGACTACAACGGATATTGATCTTAAGGAAATACAAAGCATGGTAGCAAGGCTAAAGGTAGGACAAGGTGGGGGTGCTTTTATAGTAACCGGTCAAGGTTACTATATGGCTTACAAACAAGCGGAAAAAAATCTTAATGATAAAATTACCGAAAGCAAAGACGATAGTATCAAAGCTTTAGGTAAACGGATTGTGTCGGAAAATAAACCGGGAATTGGCATGAGTACACTGGATGGTATAGAAAGTATAGTTGCTTTTGCTCCCATAGGGGATACCGGCCTAAGGCTGGTAGTGTCAATGCCTGCCCGGGAAATTGGGGCTAAGATTAATAAAATCTTTCTTACCAACGTTATTTTATTTATTCTGGCAATCTTGGCGTTTGTAATGTTGCTTTACTTATTGACCAGTATAAAAATAGCTAAACCATTGGAACTTATAGCAAAAGAAGCGGAAAAAATTGCGCAAGGAAATCTTAATATACAGAATATCCAGTACACAGGAAATGATGAAATAGGGACTTTGGCGCGATCATTCAATAATATGGTGGCCAACATGCGTAACCTTATTTTAAAGGTAATTCGCAGTGCGGAAGATGTCTCCGCGGCGGCTCAGGAACTAAGTGCCTCCACCGAGCAAAGTACCCAGGCAGTTAACCAGCTCTCCAGTGTAGCGGAGGAATTGGCTCATGGTTCCAGCAAGCAGAGCCAAGTGGTTAAAAACGCTTTGTCCGGTGTTCAGGAGCGTACAGCAGCAGTGGACTCCATAGCTGCTACTGTTCAGACTGTATCTGCTGCCTCTGAGGAAACCAGCCGGATGGCCTTGGAGGGAGACAAAAGTATGTCTCTGGCCATATCAGAAATGGAGAAAATAAATGCATCAACCCGTGAAGCATCAGCACTGATAGATGAGCTTAGCAAGCGTTCCCAAGCCATTGAACAAATAGTAGAAATGATTGGTAGCATAGCTGATCAGACAAACCTGCTGGCTTTGAATGCAGCAATTGAAGCGGCAAGAGCTGGGGAACAAGGCAGAGGTTTTGCTGTTGTGGCTGAGGAAGTGAGGAAACTGGCAGAACAGTCAAGCCAGGCGGCAAAAGAAATTGCTGCTTTGATAAAGCAGATTCAAGAGGATACTGCTAAAGCCGTAGATGCCATGAATTACAATAATCAGTTGGTGCAAACCGGAAATATGGTAATTGGTGAGGGGGCTAAAGCATTTCAACAAATTGGCTTAGCAGTGGAGAAGGTTTACAGGCAGGTACAAGATGTAGCTAATTCTACTGTGCAATTGGCCAAAGGCAATACCGACATGGTTAGTTTAATACGAGTGATTGATGATGTTGCCGGGCAGGTAGCGCAGTCCGCCCAACATATGGCCTCCAGCTCGGAGGAACAATCAGCAACTATGGAAGAAATAGCTGCTTCGGCCGATACATTGGCCCGTCTGGCACAGGAATTAAATGAAGCGGTGTCCATGTTTAAAATATAG
- a CDS encoding Na-translocating system protein MpsC family protein, giving the protein MAKNKAELESALRRMLSRLHQEIFGKGPEGVWVKITQNVGTFYVSKTLTNMELFLLSVPGGEDEVLRLRGVIMKNIKPRLYSEIEHLGDVKVISIATELSIISNAFFGAILFDRSFD; this is encoded by the coding sequence GTGGCCAAAAATAAAGCAGAACTGGAAAGCGCTTTGAGGAGAATGCTTTCCAGGCTGCATCAGGAGATTTTTGGAAAAGGGCCTGAGGGGGTATGGGTGAAAATTACTCAAAATGTGGGCACTTTTTATGTTTCTAAAACCTTAACAAATATGGAATTATTCCTTTTAAGCGTTCCCGGCGGTGAAGATGAAGTTTTACGCCTTAGGGGAGTTATAATGAAAAATATAAAGCCCCGGCTTTATTCGGAAATAGAGCACCTAGGCGATGTGAAAGTGATAAGCATAGCCACGGAACTCTCTATTATCTCTAATGCCTTTTTTGGCGCTATTCTCTTTGACCGCAGTTTTGATTAA
- a CDS encoding aspartyl-phosphate phosphatase Spo0E family protein, whose amino-acid sequence MSILEIMIEKLRRELSELVLKGISLNDSLVIKKSQELDAYITAYYQKEKKHT is encoded by the coding sequence ATGAGTATTCTAGAGATTATGATTGAAAAATTGCGTAGGGAATTAAGTGAGCTGGTTTTAAAAGGGATTTCGCTTAATGATTCCCTGGTCATTAAAAAAAGCCAAGAGCTGGATGCGTATATAACCGCATACTACCAAAAAGAAAAAAAGCATACCTAG
- the dnaX gene encoding DNA polymerase III subunit gamma/tau, with product MGYIALYRQWRPLNFKQVVGQEHVVRTLKNALIANRTSHAYLFCGPRGTGKTSMAKILAKAVNCLHNIEGEPCNECVSCRRINAGHALDILEIDAASNRGIDEIRDLREKIKLSPVEGRFKVYIIDEVHMLTTEAFNALLKTLEEPPAHVVFILATTEPHKIPLTILSRCQRFDFHRIPVKKIVERLKEIVSRNNIEAEEGALFLIAKIALGGMRDALSLLDQCMASGVDKITVEQVTNIAGIVSDDYMLGLVDAIRANDATGCLTMLYEALAEGKEVRQFIADLILHLRNLVLLQLGQGSEELITVPDEVLSKLREQSKAFDREKLLAMIKILVAAENDLKWSSQGQILLEMALLKIMDILPQQGGIEQQGISDRVKVPPKQQLKQASPVKQRPSEAGGGPDTCLTVDLIKQKWTEILDGVRKNKITSYAFFVEAEPLELQGNELVLQYKAEHKFHKERSEQPDNKKVIEHVLESILGAKIHIRCILKTERAAGGQEMNKLNQDELIQKAIEIFGGEVVEVE from the coding sequence ATGGGTTATATAGCTCTATACCGCCAATGGAGGCCCCTCAATTTTAAACAAGTAGTAGGACAAGAACACGTAGTCCGGACCTTGAAAAATGCTTTAATCGCCAATCGCACCAGTCATGCGTATTTGTTTTGCGGCCCCAGAGGAACGGGAAAAACCAGTATGGCTAAGATTTTGGCTAAGGCTGTCAACTGCTTGCACAATATTGAAGGTGAACCCTGCAACGAGTGTGTTAGCTGTCGGCGCATCAATGCGGGTCATGCTTTGGACATCCTGGAGATTGATGCAGCTTCCAACCGGGGTATAGACGAAATCAGGGATTTGCGAGAGAAAATTAAGCTAAGTCCCGTAGAAGGGCGATTTAAAGTATATATCATTGATGAAGTACATATGTTAACCACGGAGGCTTTCAATGCTTTGTTAAAAACGCTGGAGGAACCACCGGCCCATGTAGTGTTTATTTTAGCAACTACGGAGCCTCATAAAATACCACTGACGATTTTATCGCGCTGCCAGCGCTTCGATTTTCACAGAATTCCTGTAAAAAAAATTGTGGAGCGTCTAAAAGAGATAGTCAGCCGGAATAATATTGAGGCTGAAGAAGGGGCACTGTTCCTGATTGCCAAAATTGCTCTTGGCGGGATGCGGGATGCTCTCAGTTTACTGGACCAGTGCATGGCCTCGGGGGTTGACAAGATAACAGTAGAGCAGGTTACAAACATTGCGGGCATAGTCAGCGATGATTATATGCTGGGCCTGGTTGATGCCATCAGGGCTAATGATGCCACCGGTTGTTTGACAATGCTGTATGAAGCATTGGCGGAGGGAAAGGAAGTAAGGCAGTTTATTGCAGACTTAATACTCCACCTAAGAAACTTAGTGCTGCTGCAGTTGGGTCAGGGATCCGAGGAGCTAATTACGGTGCCTGATGAGGTTTTATCTAAACTGCGGGAACAGAGCAAAGCCTTTGACAGGGAAAAACTGCTGGCCATGATTAAAATCCTTGTTGCGGCTGAAAATGATCTTAAATGGAGCAGCCAGGGACAAATTCTACTGGAGATGGCTTTATTAAAAATAATGGATATATTGCCACAACAAGGGGGAATAGAACAGCAGGGAATTAGTGACCGGGTTAAGGTGCCACCCAAGCAGCAGTTGAAGCAGGCTAGCCCGGTTAAACAGCGCCCTTCTGAAGCCGGGGGCGGGCCCGATACCTGCTTGACAGTGGATTTAATTAAACAAAAGTGGACTGAAATTTTAGATGGAGTGCGAAAAAACAAAATTACATCTTACGCCTTTTTTGTTGAGGCAGAGCCGTTGGAATTGCAAGGGAACGAATTGGTTTTGCAGTATAAAGCGGAGCACAAATTTCACAAAGAAAGGAGCGAACAGCCCGACAATAAAAAGGTAATAGAGCATGTTTTGGAAAGTATTTTAGGGGCAAAAATACATATTCGGTGTATACTGAAAACAGAACGGGCGGCAGGCGGACAGGAAATGAACAAGTTGAACCAGGATGAACTGATACAAAAAGCCATAGAAATTTTTGGCGGTGAAGTCGTTGAGGTCGAATAA
- a CDS encoding YbaB/EbfC family nucleoid-associated protein: MGFGNMNKMMKQVQKMQADMAKLQEELGSKTVEASSGGGVVQVTANGKQEIMAIKIKPEAVDPEDVEMLEDLITAAVNEALRKSQEMVAEEMSKITGGLKIPGLF; encoded by the coding sequence ATGGGTTTTGGAAACATGAACAAAATGATGAAACAAGTTCAGAAAATGCAGGCTGATATGGCCAAATTGCAGGAAGAGCTGGGCAGTAAGACAGTAGAAGCTTCCAGCGGAGGAGGGGTTGTTCAGGTTACAGCCAACGGCAAACAGGAAATAATGGCAATCAAAATTAAGCCTGAGGCAGTGGATCCAGAGGATGTGGAAATGCTGGAAGATTTAATTACTGCCGCTGTAAACGAAGCCTTAAGAAAATCTCAGGAAATGGTTGCAGAAGAGATGAGTAAAATCACAGGAGGGCTCAAAATTCCAGGACTGTTTTAA
- the recR gene encoding recombination mediator RecR, translating to MFQYAQPVANLIAQLNKLPGIGPKTAQRLAFYLLHAPEAEAKQLAEAILDARAKVRQCSLCCNITDVDPCHICSDGTRDSSVICVVEEPKDVVALEKTREYRGQYHVLHGAISPMEGVGPDDLKIKELLQRLQQNNFTEVVIATNPNIEGEATALYLARLLKPLGLKVTRIAHGLPVGGELEYADEMTLARAFEGRRELD from the coding sequence ATGTTTCAATATGCTCAGCCGGTAGCAAACCTCATTGCCCAGTTGAATAAACTGCCTGGCATTGGACCTAAAACAGCCCAGAGGCTTGCTTTTTATCTTTTACATGCTCCGGAAGCTGAGGCTAAACAGTTGGCTGAAGCTATCCTCGATGCTAGAGCCAAGGTACGCCAATGCTCTCTATGTTGCAACATAACTGATGTTGATCCTTGCCATATTTGCAGCGACGGGACCCGCGATTCATCAGTAATCTGTGTTGTAGAGGAGCCGAAGGATGTAGTGGCTTTGGAAAAGACCAGGGAATACCGTGGACAATATCATGTTTTGCACGGGGCTATTTCTCCCATGGAGGGTGTGGGGCCTGACGATTTGAAAATCAAAGAACTGCTTCAGCGGCTGCAGCAAAATAATTTTACGGAGGTAGTTATCGCTACTAACCCCAATATTGAGGGCGAGGCTACTGCTCTGTATTTGGCCCGTCTGCTTAAGCCCTTAGGTTTGAAGGTCACCAGAATTGCTCATGGCTTGCCGGTAGGCGGGGAACTGGAATATGCTGATGAAATGACTCTGGCCCGTGCTTTTGAAGGGAGAAGAGAATTAGATTGA
- a CDS encoding DUF2508 family protein, whose translation MREFDLSQLIGTLKEQLKGFDEAPGEDPKDSLSAALKAAKEEWDNARNFFNHVTEQDLIDAAIYQMEAAERKFIHLLKLFRNESLAK comes from the coding sequence ATGAGGGAATTCGACTTGTCCCAATTAATCGGAACCCTTAAGGAACAACTCAAAGGTTTTGATGAAGCCCCCGGTGAAGATCCAAAAGATTCTTTAAGTGCAGCCTTAAAGGCAGCAAAAGAAGAATGGGATAATGCCAGAAATTTTTTTAACCATGTAACAGAGCAGGATTTGATTGACGCAGCTATTTATCAAATGGAAGCTGCCGAACGAAAATTTATCCATCTCTTGAAGCTGTTTAGAAATGAAAGTTTAGCCAAATAG
- a CDS encoding pro-sigmaK processing inhibitor BofA family protein → MQDLVQLIFAVFFLVFLVYLVGRILVKPFKLVFKILFNSIFGLLLLWGYNFIGNYLGIIIPINLLTVLIAGFLGIPGLILLIILNFILGG, encoded by the coding sequence ATGCAAGATTTAGTGCAGCTGATTTTTGCAGTTTTTTTTCTTGTTTTTCTAGTCTATTTGGTTGGTCGGATTTTGGTCAAGCCGTTTAAATTAGTTTTTAAAATCCTTTTTAATTCGATTTTTGGCTTACTGTTATTGTGGGGTTATAATTTCATAGGCAATTACTTGGGTATTATTATTCCCATCAATCTTCTGACTGTGTTGATAGCAGGTTTTCTGGGTATCCCGGGTTTAATTCTCTTGATTATCCTGAATTTCATTTTGGGAGGCTAA
- a CDS encoding transketolase C-terminal domain-containing protein: MAEKPIQGEKRAFMTGNEVVAWAALAAGADIMYGYPITPQNEIMHYWTRLAPKYGRSFLQTEDEISAGFTCVGGVLAGKRAFTATAGPGNTLMQESMSMAEMMRLPTVLVVCQRGGPSTATVIYSQQEVTMTCFGGNGEGFRIVYSTSGQQDLFDYTIKAFNTAWKYRFPTFVLGDGYQSKMRESVTIYDPEARGIKMVPTEPYVGKSGMPGVDRDPSHLRNTYNMEDELYEVVMEIKKEYERVAPEIVEYQEFDTEDAEVLVVAHGVVSRAVQGAVKALRKEGIKAGHFRPITLRPFPVEQLKAAAGKAKNVLIVESSVGQLEKIVKHSVYGLTTPITNYFKPGEGVTVEEVVEQVRRLV; encoded by the coding sequence ATGGCTGAAAAGCCAATTCAAGGTGAGAAAAGGGCATTCATGACAGGTAACGAAGTGGTAGCTTGGGCAGCATTGGCAGCTGGCGCAGATATCATGTATGGTTACCCAATCACTCCGCAAAATGAAATCATGCACTATTGGACAAGACTTGCACCCAAGTATGGCAGAAGTTTCTTGCAAACAGAAGATGAGATTTCTGCCGGATTCACTTGCGTAGGGGGAGTCCTGGCAGGCAAAAGGGCATTTACCGCCACCGCCGGTCCCGGCAACACTCTAATGCAGGAATCCATGTCCATGGCTGAAATGATGCGTCTCCCAACCGTATTAGTTGTATGTCAAAGAGGGGGGCCGTCCACGGCAACCGTAATTTATTCGCAGCAGGAAGTTACTATGACCTGTTTCGGAGGAAACGGTGAAGGGTTCAGAATCGTTTATTCCACTTCCGGGCAACAGGATCTCTTTGACTACACAATTAAAGCGTTTAACACTGCATGGAAATACCGTTTTCCGACTTTTGTTCTAGGCGACGGCTATCAATCCAAGATGAGAGAGTCTGTTACTATCTATGATCCCGAAGCGCGAGGGATTAAAATGGTTCCTACAGAGCCATATGTAGGTAAGTCAGGAATGCCTGGCGTAGACAGGGATCCCAGCCATTTAAGAAATACTTACAACATGGAAGACGAGCTTTATGAAGTAGTTATGGAAATAAAGAAAGAGTACGAGAGGGTAGCTCCAGAGATCGTAGAGTATCAAGAATTTGATACGGAAGATGCAGAAGTTTTAGTAGTAGCCCATGGTGTTGTTTCCAGGGCTGTGCAAGGTGCTGTTAAAGCTCTTCGGAAAGAAGGCATTAAGGCAGGCCATTTCCGCCCCATAACTCTGAGGCCTTTCCCCGTGGAGCAGCTTAAAGCTGCAGCCGGTAAAGCTAAAAACGTCTTAATCGTAGAGTCCTCCGTAGGACAGCTTGAAAAGATTGTAAAACATTCCGTATATGGATTGACAACACCGATCACTAATTACTTTAAGCCAGGCGAAGGTGTTACTGTAGAAGAAGTCGTAGAGCAAGTCCGCCGACTTGTTTAA